A portion of the Bacteroides faecium genome contains these proteins:
- a CDS encoding GPW/gp25 family protein: MKSSYYKLPLRFGQILETPEMELSRCTLVQSIEQHLELLITTCPGEHKFDMDYGSKIWELDFDHTVTGKQWEESFVKYLKASVSVYEPRLEHIDVTVSAIDVSKVEMPFAVTAVKKKVDIHIRGLIRDTDEKFSFYYCIYLGPLSSE, translated from the coding sequence ATGAAATCATCTTATTATAAGCTCCCTCTCAGGTTCGGTCAGATATTGGAAACTCCCGAAATGGAATTATCCCGCTGTACTTTGGTGCAATCTATCGAACAGCACTTGGAACTGCTGATAACCACTTGTCCCGGCGAGCATAAGTTCGACATGGATTATGGATCCAAAATATGGGAGTTGGACTTTGACCATACAGTCACCGGAAAACAATGGGAAGAATCTTTTGTGAAATACCTCAAAGCTTCGGTTTCCGTCTATGAACCCAGATTGGAACATATTGATGTCACTGTCTCTGCGATAGACGTTTCCAAAGTGGAAATGCCTTTTGCTGTAACTGCCGTCAAGAAAAAGGTGGACATACACATAAGAGGGCTTATCCGGGATACGGACGAAAAGTTTTCCTTTTATTATTGCATTTATTTGGGACCGCTTTCCAGTGAGTAA
- a CDS encoding TssN family type VI secretion system protein, with protein MDTYLNGIIANYLLMPLIAVVMGGIAIVVAKKNHFLTKKMILYFLSGCVILVLPSISGLFVYNFMPYGYILLQLFYFITGGLNLLIMDTVFEDSVKKHYIFEISFITVMTVAGMAFFSVFFNLCNKLHYGIWASTCLLPFLFPSVYRKACRSFWDIPVEVYKLWLYSSEQEYHGQEEPEYQPMFVIDVELTRKPGDTDPFRLTAKVSGNMNFGQWFKCLLDEYNKKTPSNPVQCYNGQEDYGWVFYVKHSYFHARRYIDPEMTFSANKLKREYTVVARRVFVTDKEKKN; from the coding sequence ATGGATACATATCTGAATGGAATCATAGCCAACTATTTGTTAATGCCCCTGATAGCAGTGGTTATGGGAGGGATTGCAATAGTCGTAGCTAAAAAGAATCATTTTCTGACTAAAAAAATGATTCTTTATTTTTTGTCGGGATGCGTCATTTTAGTACTGCCCTCGATTTCAGGACTATTTGTTTATAATTTTATGCCTTATGGTTATATCCTGTTACAACTGTTTTATTTCATAACCGGAGGACTGAACTTGCTAATTATGGACACTGTATTTGAAGATTCGGTTAAGAAGCATTACATTTTTGAGATTTCTTTTATCACGGTGATGACAGTAGCCGGCATGGCTTTTTTCTCGGTATTTTTTAATTTGTGTAATAAGTTGCACTATGGGATATGGGCTTCCACCTGCCTTCTTCCTTTTTTATTTCCCTCTGTTTATCGGAAAGCCTGCCGTTCATTTTGGGATATACCTGTCGAAGTGTATAAATTATGGCTTTATTCGTCTGAACAGGAGTATCACGGTCAGGAAGAGCCGGAGTATCAGCCGATGTTCGTTATTGATGTCGAGTTGACCAGAAAACCCGGAGATACGGATCCGTTTAGGCTTACTGCTAAAGTTTCCGGTAATATGAATTTCGGCCAATGGTTTAAATGTCTTCTTGACGAATACAATAAAAAGACACCTTCCAATCCGGTTCAATGCTACAATGGGCAGGAAGATTACGGTTGGGTTTTCTATGTCAAGCATTCATATTTTCATGCCCGAAGATATATTGATCCGGAAATGACCTTTAGTGCGAATAAATTAAAAAGAGAATACACGGTAGTAGCTCGCAGAGTTTTTGTAACCGATAAAGAAAAGAAAAATTAG